One part of the Vicia villosa cultivar HV-30 ecotype Madison, WI linkage group LG6, Vvil1.0, whole genome shotgun sequence genome encodes these proteins:
- the LOC131610416 gene encoding dnaJ protein ERDJ3B-like, producing the protein MAHRRAKLLFLLCALCYALNSFAAKSYYDILQVSKSAGDDQIKRAYRKLALKYHPDKNPGNEEANKKFAEINNAYEVLSDSEKRNIYDKYGEEGLKQHAAGGGRGGGMNMQDIFNSFFGGGSMEEEEKIVKGDDVIVDLDATLEDLYMGGSLKVWREKNVVKPAPGKRRCNCRNEVYHRQIGPGMFQQMTEQVCDQCANVKYVREGYFVTVDIEKGMQDGQEVLFYEDGEPIIDGESGDLRFRVRTAPHDLFKREGNDLHTTVTITLVQALVGFEKTLKHLDEHLVDISAKGITNPKQVRKFKGEGMPLHMSNKKGDLYVTFEVLFPTTLTEEQKTSIKTILA; encoded by the exons ATGGCGCATCGAAGAGCCAAATTGCTGTTCCTTCTCTGCGCTCTTTGTTATGCACTCAATTCCTTTGCCGC AAAGAGCTATTACGATATACTGCAAGTGTCGAAGAGTGCGGGGGATGATCAGATTAAGAGAGCGTATAGGAAACTGGCATTGAAGTATCATCCTGATAAGAATCCGGGGAATGAAGAAGCTAATAAGAAATTCGCGGAGATTAACAATG CATATGAAGTGTTGTCCGATAGCGAGAAGAGAAATATTTATGATAAGTACGGTGAAGAGGGTTTGAAGCAGCATGCGGCTggtggaggaagaggtggtgggaTGAACATGCAGGATATTTTTAACTC TTTCTTTGGTGGGGGATCaatggaggaagaagagaaaattgtGAAAGGTGATGATGTTATTGTTGATTTGGATGCAACCCTCGAAGATTTGTACATGGGTGGTTCCTTGAAG GTCTGGAGGGAGAAAAATGTTGTAAAGCCAGCACCTGGGAAAAGACGCTGTAACTGCAGAAATGAGGTTTATCACAGGCAAATTGGGCCTGGAATGTTTCAACAGATGACAGAGCAG GTCTGTGACCAATGTGCTAATGTGAAATATGTAAGGGAGGGATATTTCGTCACAGTTGATATTGAGAAAGGCATGCAAGATGGCCAG GAGGTGCTATTTTATGAGGATGGTGAGCCCATAATTGATGGAGAATCTGGAGATTTAAGG TTTCGCGTACGTACCGCACCTCATGATCTTTTCAAAAGGGAGGGCAATGACTTACACACCACTGTCACTATAACTCTG GTTCAAGCCCTTGTTGGTTTTGAGAAGACACTTAAACACCTTGATGAACATCTAGTGGATATAAGCGCAAAG GGAATCACAAATCCAAAACAAGTGCGGAAGTTCAAAGGAGAGGGTATGCCATTGCATATGAGCAATAAGAAAGGAGATCTTTACGTCACATTTGAAGTTCTGTTCCCCACCACACTTACAGAGGAACAAAAAACAAGTATAAAAACAATTCTTGCTTAG